In the genome of Nocardia sp. NBC_00416, one region contains:
- a CDS encoding aldehyde dehydrogenase family protein produces the protein MPTELLTSASTETAGARIGGDTVDGTPHDIPDPATGQRLATVGWVTGDIARRAASVAAAAFREWADTPPRQRAAALRAIAADLRSHTETLAATISAESGKRLAEAVGEVGFSAQYFEWFADAATMPGDGGFVTAQRRFTTTRRPVGVVAAVSPWNFPLSIPARKVAPALAAGCTVVQKASELTPLTSLAFTEICERHLPAGVVNVVVGAGEELTSALVDSPDIAAVTFTGSTPVGILVAQRAMRSMTRITMELGGKGPFIVTAEADPAAALDALLIAKFRNNGASCIAANNVFVHESLYRDFVAELRTRVTALVTGHPADEGTDIGPMLRAAHAERLEDLVARAAADGCPVDRSEISTGDGYYVAPTLVEAVADTPLWHEEIFGPVCAIRPYTSEDAVVTEVNGWNTGLGGYVMSADPERAAQLADRLDIGIVGVNNGAPNTPEVPFGGFGLAGLGREGGLSGLLEFTEEKTVSFAR, from the coding sequence ATGCCCACTGAGCTACTGACATCCGCGTCCACCGAAACCGCGGGAGCCCGCATCGGCGGCGACACGGTCGACGGGACCCCGCACGATATTCCCGACCCGGCCACCGGCCAACGCCTCGCCACGGTGGGCTGGGTGACCGGTGATATCGCCCGCCGGGCCGCGTCGGTGGCCGCCGCCGCGTTCCGCGAATGGGCCGACACCCCGCCGCGGCAGCGCGCAGCCGCACTACGCGCCATCGCCGCGGATCTGCGCTCGCACACCGAGACGCTGGCCGCCACGATCAGTGCCGAATCCGGTAAACGCCTGGCCGAAGCCGTCGGTGAGGTCGGCTTCTCCGCCCAGTACTTCGAATGGTTCGCCGACGCCGCCACCATGCCGGGCGACGGCGGGTTCGTCACCGCGCAGCGCCGCTTCACAACCACCCGGCGGCCGGTCGGCGTCGTCGCCGCCGTCAGTCCGTGGAACTTCCCGCTGTCGATTCCCGCGCGCAAGGTGGCGCCGGCCCTCGCCGCCGGATGTACGGTCGTGCAGAAGGCCTCGGAACTCACCCCGCTCACCAGTCTCGCGTTCACCGAGATCTGCGAACGGCACCTCCCGGCCGGTGTCGTCAACGTGGTGGTGGGGGCAGGCGAGGAACTCACCTCCGCGCTGGTCGACTCCCCCGATATCGCCGCGGTCACCTTCACCGGTTCCACCCCGGTGGGCATTCTGGTAGCGCAGCGGGCCATGCGCTCGATGACTCGGATCACCATGGAGCTCGGTGGCAAGGGCCCGTTCATCGTCACCGCCGAGGCCGATCCCGCGGCCGCGCTCGACGCGTTGCTGATCGCCAAATTCCGCAACAACGGCGCGTCGTGCATCGCCGCCAACAATGTATTCGTCCACGAATCGCTGTACCGGGACTTCGTCGCCGAACTCCGTACCCGCGTCACCGCGTTGGTCACCGGACACCCGGCGGACGAGGGAACCGATATCGGCCCCATGTTGCGTGCCGCGCACGCCGAGCGGCTGGAGGACCTCGTGGCGCGTGCCGCCGCCGACGGCTGCCCCGTCGACCGCAGCGAGATCAGCACTGGGGACGGGTACTACGTCGCTCCCACCCTCGTGGAGGCGGTGGCCGATACTCCGCTGTGGCACGAGGAGATCTTCGGACCGGTGTGCGCAATCCGGCCCTACACCTCCGAGGACGCCGTCGTCACCGAGGTGAACGGCTGGAACACCGGCCTCGGCGGTTACGTGATGTCGGCCGACCCGGAGCGCGCCGCCCAGCTCGCCGACCGCCTCGATATCGGGATCGTCGGTGTCAACAACGGCGCCCCGAACACCCCCGAGGTCCCTTTCGGCGGATTCGGGCTGGCCGGGCTGGGGCGCGAAGGCGGCCTGTCCGGTCTGCTGGAATTCACCGAGGAGAAGACGGTGTCGTTCGCGCGGTGA